The following proteins come from a genomic window of Montipora foliosa isolate CH-2021 chromosome 2, ASM3666993v2, whole genome shotgun sequence:
- the LOC137992970 gene encoding uncharacterized protein — MSKLKMASSRKDSISNANISSGVKAKLHKWIGKASKTVRDKRIAQDVAAEIEHSNPSTEKVPDTLSLQHSRSRSSPVPMPNKENAYKKARKWSVNFTPNGTSKEDDDIVRENERNHSYSKNGGQQDSITPSVRLDESSIAPSGGQENYEKETFFEEQTGSAGEETNKLNDTAPINGMNGFKINLEVPGSNARAKRRVFNRSRSKTSIDLSEQEETAVDGRMISAVSLDSIPTNVQELSGQIQTRLQMWVKRASYLAAQCDRRQSEESTSSTDEGANTPDGSRPRSPGSENDNQMKKIKELELALKELVGNVGVRVGSVPSKLQEISSNSPGSSSTNRSRKNSDGLGSDQVYEEFNENEKDCMTEKGSGDSRKAKSREARNNSSSSSESDSVIKTADTFDRESKEEDQEDVDGIIFLKSSCSNRHSPINNSPRERKSLNLQDVLIYETLIENTPKNRNNSKKMAPKNLRDEIGLQHTTHEECSSEFEESKARSGKCEVPNPNQNSSKTLLQGTFSLKNGILRKLPARPKLRRHAMSSDSNFMTTNSTVRDSMRQYLNFKDADLSAFAVECVRHANKKKQIAQEDDRTHDGKGNLQGTFVNTKDTTAFPIEQKPIVVISSQDNYEQSVIGKGLGDDPGIVEDAQSSKLPMDSVATEGINASQVSSSDFFSRAAEEAEQILASAPTSKESLGRSSSNLPQDIESNSQRLYKFPSMPMFYSPITSEESEKTQQPKEIRKSVTFPAKLHELVKNEVDSCGHEPERPLAISKRVSSSSNSVLNCTDENGNVTKELRKSPRQRPKIKQRKVSAPAMILLGMSPPVRVDIEALI; from the coding sequence ATGTCAAAGTTGAAAATGGCCTCCTCGCGAAAGGATAGCATTTCTAACGCAAACATATCGTCTGGCGTTAAGGCAAAGCTGCACAAATGGATTGGAAAGGCGAGCAAAACAGTTCGCGACAAGCGCATTGCCCAAGACGTCGCTGCGGAAATTGAGCATTCCAATCCATCAACAGAAAAAGTCCCAGATACTCTGTCGTTGCAACACTCACGGTCGCGAAGTTCACCGGTACCCATGCCAAACAAGGAAAACGCCtacaaaaaggcaagaaaatgGTCTGTGAATTTCACTCCCAATGGGACATCGAAAGAGGACGATGACATTGTGCGTGAGAACGAACGAAATCATTCATACTCAAAGAATGGAGGTCAACAGGATTCTATCACTCCCAGTGTGCGATTGGATGAGTCATCGATTGCGCCCAGCGGTGGTCAAGAAAATTATGAGAAAGAAACATTTTTCGAAGAGCAAACTGGCAGTGCTGGCGAGGAAACAAACAAGCTAAACGACACAGCACCGATCAACGGTATGAACGGTTTTAAAATAAATCTAGAAGTGCCGGGGTCGAATGCAAGAGCAAAACGTAGGGTGTTCAATCGAAGTAGATCCAAAACATCTATTGATCTCTCTGAGCAAGAGGAAACCGCCGTAGACGGAAGAATGATTTCTGCCGTTAGCCTCGACAGCATTCCAACAAACGTGCAAGAATTATCAGGGCAAATTCAGACGCGATTGCAAATGTGGGTCAAACGTGCGTCGTACTTAGCAGCCCAGTGTGATCGCCGACAAAGTGAAGAGTCTACAAGCTCCACCGATGAAGGCGCTAACACACCCGATGGTTCTCGACCACGATCTCCTGGGTCGGAGAACGACaatcaaatgaagaaaattaaagaattgGAGCTTGCACTCAAAGAACTGGTTGGAAATGTTGGGGTTAGAGTTGGAAGTGTACCCTCCAAGCTTCAGGAAATAAGCTCAAATTCTCCTGGTTCATCGAGTACGAACAGGTCTAGGAAGAACTCAGACGGACTAGGAAGTGATCAAGTGTAtgaagaatttaatgaaaacgAAAAGGATTGTATGACGGAAAAAGGCTCAGGAGATTCTCGTAAGGCGAAGTCACGAGAGGCTCGAAACAACAGCTCAAGTTCATCAGAGTCAGACTCTGTCATCAAAACGGCAGACACTTTTGACAGAGAATCAAAAGAGGAAGATCAAGAAGATGTGGATGGCATCATTTTCTTGAAATCAAGTTGCTCTAATCGTCATTCACCCATCAATAACAGCCCACGAGAGCGGAAATCACTCAATTTACAGGATGTTTTGATATATGAGACCCTGATTGAGAACACGCCGaaaaatagaaacaacagcAAGAAGATGGCTCCCAAAAATCTCAGAGATGAGATAGGATTGCAACATACAACCCATGAAGAATGCTCCTCTGAGTTTGAAGAGAGCAAAGCTCGTTCAGGCAAGTGTGAAGTTCCAAATCCAAATCAAAACTCCAGCAAGACTTTGCTTCAAGGCACTTTTAGTTTGAAGAATGGGATACTAAGGAAACTGCCTGCTCGTCCCAAATTAAGAAGACATGCCATGTCTTCAGATTCTAATTTTATGACAACCAATTCTACTGTTCGAGACAGCATGAGACAATACTTAAATTTTAAAGATGCTGATCTTTCGGCTTTTGCCGTTGAATGCGTGAGGCACGccaataaaaagaaacaaattgcCCAAGAAGACGATCGAACGCATGATGGAAAAGGCAATCTGCAAGGGACATTTGTGAACACTAAGGACACAACTGCATTTCCCATAGAGCAGAAACCTATTGTTGTCATTTCGTCCCAGGATAACTACGAACAATCTGTCATCGGAAAGGGATTAGGCGATGATCCAGGAATAGTTGAAGATGCGCAGTCAAGCAAATTACCGATGGATTCTGTAGCCACTGAAGGGATCAATGCCAGCCAGGTTTCTTCGAGTGATTTTTTCTCCCGCGCTGCAGAAGAAGCTGAGCAAATTCTCGCTTCCGCGCCAACGTCAAAAGAATCCTTGGGGCGATCTTCGAGTAACCTACCACAGGATATCGAGAGTAATTCGCAGCGATTATATAAATTTCCCTCCATGCCGATGTTTTATTCACCAATAACCAGTGAGGAATCTGAGAAGACACAGCAACCGAAGGAGATACGAAAATCTGTGACATTTCCTGCTAAACTTCATGAGCTGGTGAAAAACGAAGTTGATTCGTGTGGTCATGAACCAGAACGACCATTAGCAATATCCAAACGTGTTTCCTCGAGCAGTAATTCTGTGTTGAATTGCACCGATGAAAATGGAAATGTTACCAAGGAACTAAGAAAGTCCCCCCGACAGCGACCAAagattaaacaaagaaaagtcagTGCTCCAGCGATGATATTATTGGGTATGTCCCCGCCTGTTCGAGTTGACATTGAAGCTCTGATTTAA